The stretch of DNA GTTATCGATCCTGGGCCTCGGAAAAAGTCGCACGAAAATGTTTTGTCTCCGTAAAGCATCATTGAGAGTGCCCGCTTCCACCTTCGGATGGGAGATTAATAAGAAATTCGTACTGGAGTCCACCACCTGAAATCCCGCTTGACGGAGGAGGGATGTAATCCGGCTTCGAGTGGCTATAACGGACTGAATATTCCGGGTGAACGTTTCCGTATCTTCAAGAGACGCTATGGCTCCCGCCTGGGCGATCCAGTCGACGGTGAAGCAGTTGATACAATCTCTGACGCGAATGAGCGCTTCAATTAAACTGCTGTGTCCCATAGCCAGCCCGATCCGCAGACCCGCCAGCGACCGTGATTTGGAGAATGTGCGGATGACGAGCAGGTTGTCATATTTCGGAATCAGTCCAATTGACGATTCTCCGCCAAAGTCAATGTACGCTTCGTCTACAATAACAACCGCCTGCCGATTCCGTTTCACAAGGGCCTCGATGTTCTCCAGGGGAATGGCTTTGCCTGTAGGGGCGTTGGGATTGGCCAGTATTACTCCGTCATTATAGGTGAAGAAGCCTTCAACCGGCACATCGAAGCTTTCTGTCAGCGGAACCGTCCTGTACGATACCCCGAACAGCTTGGCGTACACTTCATAGAAATTATACGTAATATCGGGAAAAAGAATCATATCCCCCGGATCGAAAAAGGCCTTGAAGCAAAAAGCCAGAATTTCGTCGGACCCGTTGCCGGCAAAAATCTGTTCCGCCGGGATGCCGTAGTGGCGGCTGGCCGTTTCCCGCAAGCGGGAGCAATTCGGATCGGGATATAGTCTCAGCTTGTCGGTAACGGCGGCTTTCATTGCATTCAGCACCTCGGGCGAAGGAGGATAGGGATTCTCGTTTGTGTTTAATTTGACCAGTCTGCCGGCCCGGGGCTGCTCGCCCGGCACATACGGCGCAATCCCCTTGATCGTCTCACTCCAGTATTTGTTCATTGCCGCTCCTCCCAACTTCATAATCTGGCGAACGATGGCGATTCTCTATATATGTATATGTGCCAGGCGGACGCGGAGGAACCATCCAGATGTAAACCGTGAGTTCAACAGCGGACGGAGAGAGGGGTTATTGAAATGATTGGGGCGTTTCCCGGTAAAATCAAAAAACCAGCCCATCACTTCCGTGATCGGGCTGGTGCTATCATGATATTAATCCGGCAGAACAATCAGATGGATACAGCCATATGGCCGGAACGCTCCTCCCGGGCTTGAATCGAGAACTCTCCGGCAAGTCCGAGATAGGCGCGCATTCTCAGCGTCATCTCCCGCCGGAAATTCGGCCATTCAATCTGCATCTCTCCGGCAATACCCCGGCACTTGTATCCGGCTTCAACGCCATGCTGATTTTGCCGAACAGTTGTAATAACCACATTCTGCGAATCAAGCTCACGCTTAACTTCCTGCAGCATAACAGCTGTCTTCTTTGCTCCGATGGAGACCAGTTCCATATAGAGCTGTGGCATTTTAAATAGGCCGCTCTTCCCGATGGCCCGGCAGTCGCGCTCGAATACTTTATGAATAAACGTTAGCAGCAAATAGCTTCTCACAAGGGACAGTTCTTCTTGGGTTGCTTCCTGGTTACGCTTTGCAATTGTTGCCATCTCAATCACCTCAATTGTAGTATGCGAACCTTTGTTCTTATTATACATCCAATTCATTCACGAAAGCAATATTTATACAATAATTTATGAAAAAATGTTATTTTAAAAATGTGTTGACTGGTGTTTGCTATCATGATATGATATCTCTTGTGGCCGCGTTAGCGAGCCTCAATAAATACGCGGTCGTGGCGGAATTGGCAGACGCGCACGGTTCAGGTTCTAGTGCGGATGTCAAGGATTTGCCCTCAAAAACCTTGTTATTATGCGGTTTTTCGTAAGTGTGGTTTCTAGTTCTCTCCTGCAGTTCTCTCCTTTTTCTGAGGAGTGATCGGAGAGGTGAAAAATGCGGTCGTGGCGGAATTGGCAGACGCGCACGGTTCAGGTCCGTGTGGGCTAACCCCCCGTGGAGGTTCGAGTCCTCTCGACCGCACCAACTTAACAATGAACGAGCTCTTGAGTTTCCTTTTGTGGAGATTCAGGAGCTTTTTGCATACTTGGAATTTGTAAGGTATTGCTCATCACTTGAGCCGAAGAAAGCTTTGAACTGTATTCAAGATGGACATAAATGTTAGCGGTTGTGGAATAATGGCTATGCCCTAACCATGCTTGAATTTCCTTTAAGCTGACACCGTTAGCAAGGAGTAAACTAGCACAACTGTGCCGAAGATCGTGAAATCGAATCCGTCGTAAATTATGCTTTTTCAAGACGAGCGGAAAATGTTGAGTAATATAACCCGGCTTAATTCGCTCTCCCAACTTATTGATGTAAATGTAGTCTTGATATTGGTTGCTGTAAGAGTTCTTGTACAAAGCCCGATTCGCTTGTTGTTCGTCCAAAAGCCGCAAAAGCAGTTCTAGGAAGACGGGAACGAGTGGCAAAGTGCGATAACTTGATTTGTTTTTGGCCCGGTCTTTCGCCACAATGATTTGTTTACCCTGATACGATACAGGGATAACCGTGTGCTTAATGGTAAACGTCTGATGCTGAAAGTTGATGGCGTCCCATTTAAGTCCAACAATTTCACTCCGCCGCAGTCCGTAAAAAGCTGCCAGAATGACAGCCAACTCCACCGGATCGCCTTTCACGACTTCGAACAACTCGTTTAGTTCATCACTCGTATAGTAGCTTCCGATAAATTGGTTCTTCTTGAGCCGCTTTACTTTGTCTGCTGGATTCGAAGGGAGCATGTCCATTTCAAAAGCATGCTGTAGTGCCTGTCGGATGTTGGCATGATAATGCAGTACAGTATTTGTGGTCAGCCCAAATTCTTTCAAGACATACTGATAAAAGTCGTGAAGGTGTTTGGGTTGCAGTTCCTTCAGATAAATTTTGTTTTGCCGGAAGTACGGGACAATCCTGGTGTTAACAGCAAAACTATAAGCCGAGTGGGTGGTGATCTCAACCTGATACTTTATCATTTCAAGCCATTCCACCATGAAATCAGCGAATAAAATGTCGTCCTCTTCGGTTTCTTCGCTTTCTGTGGACTCATAAGGCTGCTCGCTTTTTTCTTCAACAACCATCTCCTCTTCATTTTCCAGATTGGCTTCTGAGGGAAGCACAAAATTTTTGCGCGCCTCGAGTAACATGGTTTCCGCTTTTTTCTTATTGCCTTTTACCGGAAGTTTGGTGGGAATCCATTTGCTTTTTCGTTTCCCGCCATCATTGTAGTTCAGAACGATATAAAAAAGACCTTTCTTTTCCTGTAGGTGGCCTGCTACCATATTTAAAAATATCCCTCCCTGGTTAGCAGCCCGATCTCCAACCATTGACACTGTTAATATACCATAGTATAGCAAATGATTCAATGCACTAAAGCGTCACAGTGTAAAGTGGGAGGGCCGGTCATGATGCTGCGGAGGTAAGAGATGATATTGGCTTTGGGGATTTTGTAAGCTCTGCCGATTCTGAAATGTTTGATTTTGTTTTCTTGCAGGAGTTTATATGCAGATTTGGTGCTGATGCCGCCTAGCATTTCGCATAGTTGCGGGACACAGACAACATCCGGATAATTTTGAAACATAAGCTCAAAAAGTTCAGGAGTACGCAGGGTCCGATTCTCCTCTCTGGAACGAATTTTTGTATGTAGCAGGAGGGGAAAATGAGGGTACGGAGAAAATAGTAGTTGAAGATAGCAAATGAAAGCCTGTTTCAAGCTGCAGGTGGCGGCCTGCATCATAACTTCGGGTGTTCCGAAGCTCCCCCTCATCAGAGCGGACTGCCCCCAATACCGTGACGTTGGCCGGGCAGAAGTATCATTTTTCCTCTAGCCGATCATGGCGATTCAACCCGCCACAGGTTGATTTCAGCCGGTAGTTGATCGCTCGTGTCAGAAACAGTCATGGCGCTACCGCTTCGTCGCTTCCGTTGATTACGGGGGCCGAGGAACGTACTTGAAATAGGCAGTATGAACTTGTCAAGGAACATGAATTTAAAGAAATACATGGAAGATCATCAATGATCCTCTAAATACTTAAATGGGATTTCCCGTCAAAAAAGCAACCAAGGTTGTTCGATGACATGATTGAATTGCTAAAGTCCCTTTGTATGTTGGATGCATATCATCATAATTTGAGGAGAGATCGGAAGCGAACAAAACATCGTTGGGGATTTATGCCAAAGGATGATGGTGATGAAACAGAACATTACCAAAATGATTGAATGCATGAAAAGTTCAGGGCTTGTAGCAACGTCAGGATACGGAGAACAGGCGTTATGTGTATGTTGAGCTGACGGAAACGGGAAGTGGGAAATTGGAGGAGCTGGAAGTGATGTTGGCAGAGATGGATCACCAAGTTCTTAGTGCATTTACGAAAGAAGAACTCAAGCCATTCTCACAATTGATGAATAAGCTGATCCTTCAATTTAAAGAAGACATCTAGTAGATCGATTTTAAAATAAGTTTATAGGTATAACTTGTTATTGGACAGCCGATTCTATTCCATTGATTTCGGCCGGCGAATTTAAGCACCGGGGCTTTGCTGGACGCTTAGGCACGGTGGAGTGAAGTGGAAAGGGAGGCGTTATTATCGCTGGACAAACAGGTGAACACCTCGACGCTGCCGGCATTTTTATGGCATACGGTGGAAGACGCCAGCGTGCCGGTGGAGATTTCCATGATGTATGCCGCGGCGTTCAAGAGTACCGTTCGAATGCCATATCTACCAGAAGGGCAAGCACAGAACGTCGATGTGCACTACGGAGGTCGGCAACCCTGACAGCCATCTGGCGATCTGGTTTTCCGCTCTGCCTGGAATGGCTGGGCCAGCATTCCGAAAATAAATAACGGATAAACTTCCTTTAACAGGTGCAGGGCAAACGACAGTAAAAAAAGGCTGTTTCCAACAGCGAATTGAAGTTTTGGGTTCGGCAACGCTGCAGGAGAACCCGATGAGCGGTTGGAGGATCATAATCGCAATTCCGTTCAAAGTCCAAAGAAAACTGTAAAGGCGCGTTCCCAAGCCTTTTTCGTCCATGTATACGGGGATAGTGGCCTGCCACTGGATATAACCGATCATACCGATGGCGTTGCTCAAGCCCATGGCCAGCAGAGCGAATAAATTTTAGCTAAAAGCAAGGTGTTACCTTTTTGTGCAGTTTTAGGCTCCGCCTTTTCCCGACGGGTCCGACAAGCCCAGGCAAACCTCGAATGACGGCAGGAAGGGCGCATACGAACAACGAACCCAAGACCATAAATGAGAGGCGGAAGGAGTGCTCCGCCATAAACCCTCCTAGTGCAGTGCCCCCGGCGACGCCTATATTTTGAAAAAAATTATTGATCGTGAAGGGCTTGTGCCCGCCTTCCGGCCAAACCAGCCCAGCTGTGGCGGCAACGGAAGTAAAAAAACGTTCCGATGAACAGCGCGATAATGATAAAGGAGACGATGAAACCTAACCAGCTCCGAAACATCAACAATAACACACTGTTTGGAATCAGCAGGACCAAAGCGGCAAAAAGCGTTCTCTTTCCTCCAAATTTAAAGAACAATACGCCTCCAAACATGCTGCCTAATATGCCGGAGGCGGCTTCCGCCGACAAAACCATACCTGCCATACCGACGGATTGATGAAGGAACTGAGTTAAATAAATCACCGTCAACGGCCACAAAAAGGAAAAACCCGCCATAACCAGCATGGAGCTTGCCACTAAAGCCCATGCTTGCCGTGGAACTTTGAAAAAGTCGGGAGATAACATGATACCCCGCTCCTTATACCTCTATTCGAGGTAAAGAAACATCGAATAGAGGTGTTGGTCAGTTCTGGTTGACGGTATCATTAAGCGCAGTAAGGTCGCCGGCCGTTCGTCTACTTGTGATGCTGATGGCAGCGATTGATCTGGTCGGCGGCTAAGTACAGGGTTCTGTCGTTGATCGTTATCGCAGCAAAGAATTCGTTGATTTTTTGAGTATGCTGGATGCCTACTACCCATCCGATTTTCGGATTCAAGTGGTGCTCGACAACCACTCGCCCCATACCTCAAGGGTTCGGCCATCAGTTGGGTGGCCCTTCTACTTGCAGGAGCTGGTAAAGAAAAAAGAGGGCTCACGCACTCTAATGAAATTCCGGCTCTCTACTCTACATATATACTCAAAAGTAAAACAATTTCTGCTGATTTGTTGAGTAATCAACGAAATGCGCCCATTTAACCATTGAGAATGTATCGTTCGTAATTATAATCATC from Paenibacillus sophorae encodes:
- the hisC gene encoding histidinol-phosphate transaminase; the protein is MNKYWSETIKGIAPYVPGEQPRAGRLVKLNTNENPYPPSPEVLNAMKAAVTDKLRLYPDPNCSRLRETASRHYGIPAEQIFAGNGSDEILAFCFKAFFDPGDMILFPDITYNFYEVYAKLFGVSYRTVPLTESFDVPVEGFFTYNDGVILANPNAPTGKAIPLENIEALVKRNRQAVVIVDEAYIDFGGESSIGLIPKYDNLLVIRTFSKSRSLAGLRIGLAMGHSSLIEALIRVRDCINCFTVDWIAQAGAIASLEDTETFTRNIQSVIATRSRITSLLRQAGFQVVDSSTNFLLISHPKVEAGTLNDALRRQNIFVRLFPRPRIDNYLRVTIGTDEEMDILFEALLNLVHGTQLKISRIEPNSDPSLNK
- a CDS encoding helix-turn-helix domain-containing protein; amino-acid sequence: MRGSFGTPEVMMQAATCSLKQAFICYLQLLFSPYPHFPLLLHTKIRSREENRTLRTPELFELMFQNYPDVVCVPQLCEMLGGISTKSAYKLLQENKIKHFRIGRAYKIPKANIISYLRSIMTGPPTLHCDALVH
- a CDS encoding tyrosine-type recombinase/integrase, which produces MVGDRAANQGGIFLNMVAGHLQEKKGLFYIVLNYNDGGKRKSKWIPTKLPVKGNKKKAETMLLEARKNFVLPSEANLENEEEMVVEEKSEQPYESTESEETEEDDILFADFMVEWLEMIKYQVEITTHSAYSFAVNTRIVPYFRQNKIYLKELQPKHLHDFYQYVLKEFGLTTNTVLHYHANIRQALQHAFEMDMLPSNPADKVKRLKKNQFIGSYYTSDELNELFEVVKGDPVELAVILAAFYGLRRSEIVGLKWDAINFQHQTFTIKHTVIPVSYQGKQIIVAKDRAKNKSSYRTLPLVPVFLELLLRLLDEQQANRALYKNSYSNQYQDYIYINKLGERIKPGYITQHFPLVLKKHNLRRIRFHDLRHSCASLLLANGVSLKEIQAWLGHSHYSTTANIYVHLEYSSKLSSAQVMSNTLQIPSMQKAPESPQKETQELVHC